Proteins encoded together in one Myxococcales bacterium window:
- a CDS encoding VCBS repeat-containing protein, with translation MQVVTSLRRRITFSLTLAVAIGAVASTAWGGEREQVNPFFGTFQTEIQIEAPPFHGLEPRLSLSYASSSGNGLVGVGWSLEGFGAIERAGAKRGAPSYDASDVFLLGGGELVPCAAGSTSPSCTTGGTHSTRIESYQRIAFDAGANTWTVTEKDGTTRTYRAVYTTARGTFRWGLGTVADRSGNTVTYGWWCDPGEDCYPDQISYNGALIRLFREARPDPITFATGGALGTTRYRLRSIDVTVSGARSRAYRLDYGTSGGVTGVSQAPPTTNRFAPEQNWAAYDGINSWSGFFTADVTGDGKDDLVYLDDAYTVNGWRVMPSTGTGFGAPQNWAAYDGILAWAQFWVRDMNGDGKADLLYLDDAYPTNGYRVMLSTGTSFLPPQNWGAYDALNSWSGFWAVDVNGDAKTDLLYLDDAYTVNGWRVMLSTGTSFLPPQNWAAYDGILGWAQTRIADVTGDGRPDIVYLDDAYPVNGYRVMVNRGTSFAPPVNWGAYDALHSWSAWWMADMDGDGKVDMLYLDDAYDANGYHVMLSTGASFAAPVRWGDYDSVAGWAQTWVVDTNGDHKADLLYLDNAYGSTGFRVLASTGAGFASPATWGTYDPIHDWATFKVSDVTGDGLVDLVYLDDAYTVNGYRVKRNLAELATFAASGSSGRSVLVSVTPFGRDAAVDGAGAVTGGTSLPPSRFSTPAATNGFAPEQNWAAYDGINSWSGFFTADVTGDGKDDLVYLDDAYTVNGWRVMPSTGTGFGAPQNWAAYDGILAWAQFWVRDMNGDGKADLLYLDDAYPTNGYRVMLSTGTSFLPPQNWGAYDALNSWSAFWAIDVNGDDKTDLLYLDDAYTVNGWRVMLSTGTGFSAPQNWAAYDGVNGWAQTRIADVTGDGRPDIVYLDDAYPVNGWRVMVNRGTSFAPPVNWGAYDALNSWSAWWMADMNGDGKVDMLYLDDAYDANGYRVMLSTGASFAAPVSWGPYDSVNGWAQTWVVDANGDGRQDLLYLDNNYTINGFRVMLGSAEGFAPPQNWGSYDPIHDWQTFRIADATGDGLVDLVYLDDAYTVNGYRVKANQTSRDLVTLVDNGLGGTTAIGYQPSTRWSNTFMPTGLVAQTVATLTATDGRGTSATTSYTYQGGLWSSTERSFLGFRKVTTVVDAAGSYTETYYHQHVGCIAKPEVTYFRAGAGQIYSYTSYVYAENAAPPYTSLMTERWEYECNLDASCRRVVAQIGYDQYGNALTTKEWGDYDVAGDEVTTVRGYYPNPTTFVVTKPAYENVYAGIGTGGALLKQTLHYYDGATSYTTAPAAAGNVTRQDRWDSRTGGYATRRYGYDAWGNLTADTDELGRTQTFAYDGTYHVFRTRRCDALGRCTSATYDSTLAAPLTEVDASGGVRVVTYDALGRVATETNPGSGTMTWQYLAWGDPQQQRIRQILPDGSGDGLWTEAYLDGAMRKYKWAREGGAQREVVYSAMTTRVWKASAWYAPATEPARWQIHAYDGAGRMVRTTNPDGTFAEVSYGDGYARKTNEVGDVTFEYVDGAGRLIKVVEQDGAVARTTLTQRDAVGRVIGRTDAVGRTSSNQWDSLDRQTRACDPDTGCWSYTHDAAGLVATVTDAKGQTFAIARDAVGRPIRKNLPDGTFVAWTYDEAGHGKSLGGDQPTSVTWPSGTDHLTYDAAGRVVVSTRCVTGACQTQRWSYDALGRQIDTTYPTGEVVRWTYDSAGRLASVPGYVTSMTWNARDQLTSMTYANGVVQTYGYTAERAALASSVVTKGATRLYDASYAYDGAGRVASSSSTTDALFNNSYTYDRLGRLTGVAGAQPESFTYDPTGNITSSAAVGAYQYTDAAHAHAVTRAGTDTFTYDGNGNQLTGGGRTLTWDSENRLVAVSTGTATASYAYDAEGQRVARDGTAGLTRFYGKQFEVQPGGHTVAHIYAGPMPVARVSNLTGTTFLHQDRLGSIQLITTAAGVPSRQLDYSVFGRTTATSGSGASERGFQGHETEADVGLIYMNARYYDARLGRFLSPDSVIPDPRNPAALNRYAFGYNNPICNTDPTGHVPVVAALITAVTVNSTVAWIGLAFTAVGYITKDPLLMTIGGVMTGFAAGAAGTLLGGGMAGGILGASVAALTSPLSPLDPKVKSALGWAYGIASFASAQMKASVEIENKIAAGRKLVSDGGAEDLLAKFENPDSAAATLYEISSKGVVDASGSPMSVRSILDKIIANNDLKAGMLGPSQAGSVMGAILDKTVGWIPSVRLHGIVHDGYGFAFIDFGTGPGFGGAGGSAGAWLTGFLGGGNMLKGQVEGLYRWGSLDMFGGAKTDGTNRRFGR, from the coding sequence ATGCAAGTCGTCACGTCGCTGCGGCGTCGGATCACGTTCTCGCTCACACTGGCGGTCGCCATCGGCGCGGTCGCGTCGACGGCCTGGGGCGGTGAGCGAGAGCAGGTCAACCCGTTCTTCGGCACCTTCCAGACCGAGATCCAGATCGAGGCCCCACCGTTCCACGGCCTCGAGCCGCGGCTGTCGCTCAGCTACGCGTCGTCGAGCGGCAACGGCCTCGTCGGCGTCGGCTGGTCGCTCGAGGGCTTCGGCGCGATCGAGCGCGCCGGCGCGAAGCGCGGCGCGCCCAGCTACGACGCCAGCGACGTCTTCTTGCTCGGGGGCGGCGAGCTGGTTCCCTGCGCGGCCGGGAGCACCAGCCCGAGCTGCACGACCGGCGGGACCCACTCGACGCGGATCGAGAGCTACCAGCGGATCGCGTTCGACGCCGGGGCCAACACCTGGACCGTCACCGAGAAGGACGGCACGACCCGCACCTACCGCGCGGTCTACACGACCGCGCGCGGCACCTTCCGCTGGGGCCTCGGCACCGTCGCCGACCGCAGCGGCAACACCGTGACCTACGGGTGGTGGTGCGATCCCGGCGAGGACTGTTACCCGGATCAGATCAGCTACAACGGCGCGCTGATCCGGTTGTTCCGCGAGGCGCGGCCCGATCCGATCACGTTCGCGACCGGCGGCGCGCTCGGCACGACCCGCTACCGGCTGCGGTCGATCGACGTGACCGTCAGCGGCGCGCGCAGCCGCGCCTACCGGCTGGACTACGGCACCAGCGGCGGCGTGACCGGCGTCAGCCAGGCCCCGCCCACGACCAACCGCTTCGCCCCCGAGCAGAACTGGGCCGCGTACGACGGCATCAACAGCTGGTCGGGGTTCTTCACGGCCGACGTGACCGGCGACGGCAAGGACGATCTGGTCTACCTGGACGACGCGTACACGGTGAACGGGTGGCGGGTGATGCCGTCGACCGGGACCGGGTTCGGGGCGCCGCAGAACTGGGCGGCGTACGACGGGATCCTGGCGTGGGCGCAGTTCTGGGTGCGGGACATGAACGGCGACGGCAAGGCCGATCTGCTGTACCTCGACGACGCGTACCCGACCAACGGCTACCGGGTGATGCTGTCGACCGGCACCAGCTTCCTGCCGCCGCAGAACTGGGGCGCGTACGACGCGCTCAACAGCTGGTCGGGGTTCTGGGCCGTCGACGTCAACGGCGACGCCAAGACCGACCTGCTCTACCTCGACGACGCGTACACGGTGAACGGCTGGCGGGTGATGCTGTCGACCGGCACCAGCTTCCTGCCGCCGCAGAACTGGGCCGCGTACGACGGCATCCTCGGCTGGGCCCAGACCCGCATCGCCGACGTCACCGGCGACGGCCGGCCCGACATCGTCTACCTCGACGACGCGTACCCGGTGAACGGCTATCGGGTGATGGTGAACCGGGGCACGTCGTTCGCGCCGCCGGTCAACTGGGGCGCGTACGACGCGCTCCACAGCTGGTCGGCGTGGTGGATGGCCGACATGGACGGCGACGGCAAGGTCGACATGCTCTACCTGGATGACGCCTACGACGCCAACGGCTACCACGTGATGCTGAGCACCGGCGCGTCGTTCGCCGCCCCGGTCCGGTGGGGCGACTACGACTCGGTCGCGGGCTGGGCCCAGACCTGGGTGGTCGACACCAACGGCGACCACAAGGCCGATCTGCTGTACCTCGACAACGCCTACGGCAGCACCGGCTTCCGGGTGCTGGCCTCGACCGGCGCCGGCTTCGCGTCGCCCGCGACCTGGGGCACCTACGATCCGATCCACGACTGGGCCACGTTCAAGGTCAGCGACGTCACCGGCGACGGCCTCGTCGACTTGGTCTACCTCGACGACGCCTACACCGTGAACGGCTACCGCGTGAAGCGCAACCTGGCCGAGCTCGCGACCTTCGCCGCGAGCGGGTCGTCGGGGCGGTCGGTCCTGGTCTCGGTCACGCCGTTCGGCCGCGACGCCGCGGTCGACGGCGCCGGCGCGGTCACCGGCGGCACCAGCCTGCCGCCGTCGCGGTTCAGCACGCCCGCCGCGACCAACGGCTTCGCGCCGGAGCAGAACTGGGCCGCGTACGACGGCATCAACAGCTGGTCGGGGTTCTTCACGGCCGACGTGACCGGCGACGGCAAGGACGATCTGGTCTACCTGGACGACGCGTACACGGTGAACGGGTGGCGGGTGATGCCGTCGACCGGGACCGGGTTCGGGGCGCCGCAGAACTGGGCGGCGTACGACGGGATCCTGGCGTGGGCGCAGTTCTGGGTGCGGGACATGAACGGCGACGGCAAGGCCGATCTGCTGTACCTCGACGACGCGTACCCGACCAACGGCTACCGGGTGATGCTGTCGACCGGCACCAGCTTCCTGCCGCCGCAGAACTGGGGCGCGTACGACGCGCTCAACAGCTGGTCGGCGTTCTGGGCCATCGACGTCAACGGCGACGACAAGACCGACCTGCTCTACCTCGACGACGCGTACACGGTGAACGGCTGGCGGGTGATGCTGTCGACCGGGACCGGGTTCAGCGCGCCGCAGAACTGGGCCGCGTACGACGGCGTCAACGGCTGGGCGCAGACCCGCATCGCCGACGTCACCGGCGACGGCCGGCCCGACATCGTCTACCTCGACGACGCGTACCCGGTGAACGGCTGGCGGGTGATGGTGAACCGGGGCACGTCGTTCGCGCCGCCGGTCAACTGGGGCGCGTACGACGCGCTCAACAGCTGGTCGGCGTGGTGGATGGCCGACATGAACGGCGACGGCAAGGTCGACATGCTCTACCTCGACGACGCCTACGACGCCAACGGCTACCGCGTCATGCTCAGCACCGGCGCCTCGTTCGCCGCGCCGGTGAGCTGGGGCCCGTACGACTCGGTCAACGGCTGGGCCCAGACCTGGGTCGTCGACGCCAACGGCGACGGTCGCCAGGACCTGCTCTACCTGGACAACAACTACACGATCAACGGCTTCCGCGTGATGCTCGGCAGCGCCGAGGGCTTCGCGCCGCCCCAGAACTGGGGCAGCTACGATCCCATCCACGACTGGCAGACCTTCCGCATCGCCGACGCGACCGGCGACGGCCTCGTCGATCTGGTCTACCTCGACGACGCCTACACCGTGAACGGGTACCGGGTGAAGGCCAACCAGACCAGCCGCGATCTGGTGACGCTGGTCGACAACGGCCTCGGCGGCACGACCGCGATCGGCTACCAGCCCTCGACCCGGTGGAGCAACACGTTCATGCCGACCGGCCTGGTGGCCCAGACCGTCGCTACCCTCACCGCCACCGACGGCCGCGGCACCAGCGCCACGACCTCCTACACCTACCAGGGCGGGCTGTGGTCGAGCACCGAGCGCAGCTTCCTGGGCTTCCGGAAGGTCACGACCGTCGTCGACGCCGCCGGCAGCTACACCGAGACCTACTACCACCAGCACGTCGGCTGCATCGCCAAGCCCGAGGTGACCTACTTCCGCGCCGGCGCCGGCCAGATCTACAGCTACACGAGCTACGTCTACGCCGAGAACGCGGCGCCGCCGTACACGTCGCTCATGACCGAGCGCTGGGAGTACGAGTGCAACCTCGACGCGTCGTGTCGACGGGTCGTGGCGCAGATCGGCTACGACCAGTACGGCAACGCCCTCACGACCAAGGAGTGGGGCGACTACGACGTCGCCGGCGACGAGGTGACGACCGTGCGCGGGTACTACCCCAACCCGACCACGTTCGTCGTGACCAAGCCGGCCTACGAGAACGTCTACGCCGGCATCGGCACCGGCGGCGCGCTGCTCAAGCAGACGCTGCACTACTACGACGGCGCCACCAGCTACACGACCGCGCCGGCCGCGGCCGGCAACGTCACCCGCCAGGACCGCTGGGACAGCCGCACCGGCGGCTACGCGACCCGGCGCTACGGCTACGACGCGTGGGGCAACCTGACGGCGGACACCGACGAGCTCGGGCGGACCCAGACCTTCGCCTACGACGGGACCTACCACGTCTTCCGGACCCGGCGCTGCGACGCGCTCGGCCGGTGCACGTCGGCCACGTACGACTCGACCCTGGCCGCGCCGCTGACCGAGGTCGACGCCAGCGGCGGCGTCCGCGTGGTCACCTACGACGCGCTCGGCCGGGTCGCGACCGAGACCAACCCCGGCAGCGGCACGATGACCTGGCAGTACCTGGCGTGGGGCGATCCGCAGCAGCAGCGGATCCGGCAGATCCTGCCGGATGGGAGCGGCGACGGGCTCTGGACCGAGGCGTACCTCGACGGCGCGATGCGCAAGTACAAGTGGGCGCGCGAGGGCGGGGCCCAGCGCGAGGTCGTCTACTCGGCGATGACGACGCGCGTGTGGAAGGCCTCGGCCTGGTACGCGCCGGCGACCGAGCCCGCGCGCTGGCAGATCCACGCCTACGACGGCGCCGGCCGGATGGTGCGGACGACCAACCCCGACGGCACCTTCGCCGAGGTCAGCTACGGCGACGGCTACGCGCGCAAGACCAACGAGGTCGGGGACGTGACGTTCGAGTACGTCGACGGCGCCGGCCGGCTGATCAAGGTCGTCGAGCAGGACGGCGCGGTGGCCCGCACCACGCTGACCCAGCGCGACGCGGTCGGGCGGGTGATCGGGCGGACCGACGCGGTCGGGCGCACGTCGTCGAACCAGTGGGACTCGCTCGACCGCCAGACCCGCGCCTGCGATCCCGACACGGGGTGCTGGAGCTACACCCACGACGCCGCCGGCCTGGTCGCGACGGTCACCGACGCCAAGGGCCAGACCTTCGCGATCGCGCGCGACGCGGTCGGCCGGCCGATCCGCAAGAACCTGCCCGACGGCACGTTCGTCGCCTGGACCTACGACGAGGCCGGCCACGGCAAGTCGCTGGGCGGCGATCAGCCGACGTCGGTGACCTGGCCCAGCGGCACCGATCACCTGACCTACGACGCCGCGGGGCGCGTGGTCGTCAGCACGCGGTGCGTGACCGGCGCGTGCCAGACCCAGCGCTGGTCGTACGACGCGCTCGGCCGCCAGATCGACACGACCTATCCCACCGGCGAGGTCGTGCGCTGGACCTACGACAGCGCCGGGCGCCTGGCGTCGGTGCCGGGCTACGTCACCTCGATGACGTGGAACGCGCGCGACCAGCTGACGTCGATGACCTACGCCAACGGCGTGGTCCAGACCTACGGCTACACCGCCGAGCGCGCGGCGCTGGCGTCGTCGGTGGTGACCAAGGGCGCGACCCGGCTCTACGACGCCAGCTACGCCTACGACGGCGCCGGTCGGGTCGCGTCGTCGAGCTCGACCACCGACGCGCTGTTCAACAACAGCTACACGTACGACCGCCTGGGCCGGCTGACCGGCGTGGCCGGGGCCCAGCCCGAGAGCTTCACCTACGACCCGACCGGGAACATCACGTCGAGCGCGGCGGTGGGCGCGTACCAGTACACCGACGCGGCCCACGCCCACGCGGTGACCCGCGCCGGGACCGACACGTTCACCTACGACGGCAACGGCAACCAGCTCACCGGTGGTGGGCGCACCCTGACGTGGGACAGCGAGAACCGGCTGGTCGCGGTGTCGACCGGGACCGCCACGGCCTCGTACGCCTACGACGCCGAGGGCCAGCGGGTCGCGCGCGACGGCACCGCCGGGCTCACGCGCTTCTACGGCAAGCAGTTCGAGGTCCAGCCCGGCGGCCACACGGTCGCGCACATCTACGCCGGCCCGATGCCGGTGGCCCGGGTCTCCAACCTGACCGGCACGACGTTCCTGCACCAGGATCGGCTGGGCTCGATCCAGCTGATCACGACCGCCGCCGGCGTGCCGTCCCGGCAGCTCGACTACTCGGTGTTCGGGCGCACGACCGCGACCAGCGGCAGCGGCGCGAGCGAGCGCGGCTTCCAGGGCCACGAGACCGAGGCGGACGTCGGGCTCATCTACATGAACGCGCGCTACTACGACGCGCGCCTGGGGCGGTTCCTGTCGCCCGACTCGGTGATTCCGGACCCGCGCAACCCGGCCGCGTTGAACCGCTACGCGTTCGGGTACAACAACCCGATCTGCAACACCGACCCCACCGGGCACGTACCGGTGGTGGCGGCGCTGATCACCGCGGTCACGGTGAACTCGACGGTGGCGTGGATCGGCCTGGCGTTCACCGCCGTCGGATACATCACCAAGGATCCGCTGCTGATGACGATCGGCGGGGTCATGACCGGGTTCGCGGCCGGGGCGGCCGGGACGCTGCTCGGCGGCGGGATGGCCGGCGGCATCCTCGGCGCGTCGGTCGCGGCGCTGACGTCGCCGCTGTCACCGCTCGATCCCAAGGTCAAGTCGGCGCTGGGGTGGGCCTACGGGATCGCCAGCTTCGCGAGCGCGCAGATGAAGGCCTCGGTCGAGATCGAGAACAAGATCGCGGCCGGGCGCAAGCTCGTGAGCGACGGCGGCGCGGAGGACCTGCTCGCGAAGTTC
- a CDS encoding helix-turn-helix domain-containing protein, with product MSKRPPPETALYVRLPATAGAKLDRAAEALRIHKKDLVAGLVARYVDPDSPQGLTELGALAQPRRNSDRVGAGATLGAYSFQPYDLPEVMSADQAAQLLQIDEALVVELAEAGTLPGRKLGAAWRFSRAALVAWLATPEPR from the coding sequence ATGTCGAAGAGACCCCCGCCCGAGACCGCGCTGTACGTGCGGCTGCCCGCGACGGCGGGCGCCAAGCTCGACCGCGCCGCCGAGGCGCTGCGGATCCACAAGAAGGATCTGGTCGCCGGCCTGGTCGCCCGCTATGTCGACCCGGACAGCCCGCAGGGGCTGACGGAGCTCGGCGCGCTGGCGCAGCCGCGCCGCAACAGCGACCGGGTCGGGGCCGGCGCGACCCTCGGCGCGTACTCGTTCCAGCCCTACGACCTGCCGGAGGTGATGAGCGCCGACCAGGCCGCGCAGCTCCTCCAGATCGACGAGGCGCTCGTGGTCGAGCTGGCCGAGGCCGGCACCCTGCCCGGGCGTAAGCTCGGCGCCGCCTGGCGCTTCTCCCGCGCCGCGCTGGTGGCGTGGCTCGCCACCCCGGAGCCCCGATGA
- the clpP gene encoding ATP-dependent Clp endopeptidase proteolytic subunit ClpP has protein sequence MIRRPGLGLVPTVVEQTARGERGWDIYSRLLKDRIVFLGSEIDDDVANVLIAQLLFLESEEPDRDVMMYINSPGGVVTAGLAVYDTIQHLRCDVATYCMGQAASMGSFLLAAGAKGKRFALPHARIMIHQPLAGYQGQATDVEIHAREILRARDLVNRLYAKHTGQTPETIARDTDRDNFMSADEAIAYGLIDAILAR, from the coding sequence ATGATCCGCCGCCCGGGGCTCGGCCTCGTCCCCACCGTCGTCGAGCAGACCGCCCGCGGCGAGCGCGGCTGGGACATCTACTCGCGCCTGCTCAAGGACCGCATCGTCTTCCTCGGCTCCGAGATCGACGACGACGTCGCCAACGTGCTCATCGCGCAGTTGCTGTTCCTCGAGTCCGAGGAGCCCGATCGCGACGTGATGATGTACATCAACTCGCCGGGCGGCGTGGTCACCGCTGGGCTCGCGGTCTACGACACGATCCAGCACCTGCGCTGCGACGTCGCGACCTACTGCATGGGCCAGGCCGCCTCGATGGGCAGCTTCCTGCTCGCCGCCGGCGCCAAGGGCAAGCGCTTCGCGCTACCGCACGCCCGCATCATGATCCACCAGCCCCTCGCCGGCTATCAGGGTCAGGCCACCGACGTCGAGATCCACGCCCGCGAGATCCTGCGCGCCCGCGACCTCGTCAACCGGCTGTACGCCAAGCACACCGGCCAGACCCCCGAGACCATCGCGCGCGACACCGACCGCGACAACTTCATGTCGGCCGACGAGGCCATCGCGTACGGCCTCATCGACGCGATCCTCGCGCGCTGA